From Phycisphaerae bacterium, the proteins below share one genomic window:
- a CDS encoding beta-propeller domain-containing protein: protein MLRIQKSHRVSYRAVRFQFWLFSMACAASALVGSGCGETAPSTNTPAPSGDFAAAPEAQTDAVGQAFREIEEADIIKVVGNKVYVLNRFKGLIIIDVTNPNAPGITGELDLLGRGVEMYVVGSQVFAILSADYYVAYAEPGGVIADVGPAPPPPDFNGSQLAIIDVSDPAHPQVEGKINLVGYANASRRVGNVIYVVGEEFISYGADQPVSSSDPQTGFVASVNVADPANIVPVQRETFTGRSLAIHVSQTTIFAASREFDSDNGGSFTRVQAIDISDPAGAIDIRGSVDVPGFIRNRFFMDDFEGVLRMATESDGFGFRQVRVYTYDLTDLDAMAALGQVDVIEGESLEAARFDGPRGYVVTFLRVDPLFVIDLREPANPAVSGNLVVPGFSTHLEPRDTRLIAVGVDDTNGQRPAVAYYNVADPAAPSELGRVVLGPPGSFTDSDAIYDEKAFKIVDELGLIAIPFHHFEGGGGTPVPVPLGGGEPTAAESPDVPKCTNGVQLVDFSDTALTRRGFFEHRGRVERVGVVGGRVFALSQAAFQTVHIDDRDSPAKAGQADFFTGDDMSYYADDCGGYWGPIDLVVNEDPWGDFLSAFFGGGLCGALGGAPLLMIPAGLLAGRRVTRHRRRGAASRRRP from the coding sequence ATGTTGCGAATACAAAAGTCTCATCGCGTTTCCTATCGTGCCGTTCGCTTTCAGTTTTGGCTCTTCAGTATGGCGTGCGCAGCGAGCGCGCTTGTGGGATCGGGTTGCGGCGAGACCGCGCCATCCACCAACACCCCGGCGCCTTCCGGCGATTTTGCGGCCGCGCCCGAAGCGCAGACCGACGCGGTCGGTCAGGCCTTTCGGGAGATCGAAGAGGCCGACATCATCAAAGTCGTCGGCAACAAGGTCTATGTCCTGAATCGCTTCAAGGGCCTGATCATCATCGACGTCACCAATCCCAATGCCCCGGGCATCACGGGCGAACTCGATCTGCTCGGCCGCGGCGTGGAGATGTATGTCGTGGGAAGTCAGGTCTTCGCGATCCTCAGCGCCGATTACTACGTGGCCTACGCCGAACCGGGTGGCGTGATTGCGGACGTGGGTCCCGCCCCGCCGCCGCCGGATTTCAACGGCAGCCAGCTTGCCATCATCGACGTCTCCGATCCGGCCCACCCGCAGGTGGAAGGCAAAATCAACCTCGTGGGCTACGCCAACGCCAGCCGCCGCGTGGGCAACGTCATTTACGTCGTCGGCGAGGAGTTCATCTCCTATGGCGCGGACCAGCCCGTCTCGAGCAGCGATCCGCAGACCGGCTTTGTCGCGTCGGTCAACGTGGCCGACCCGGCAAATATCGTTCCGGTGCAGCGGGAGACGTTTACCGGCCGTTCCCTGGCGATCCATGTTTCGCAGACGACGATCTTCGCGGCGAGTCGGGAATTCGACTCTGACAACGGCGGCAGCTTCACTCGCGTACAGGCCATCGATATCTCCGATCCGGCCGGGGCGATCGACATTCGCGGAAGCGTGGACGTGCCGGGCTTCATTCGCAATCGCTTTTTCATGGACGATTTCGAAGGCGTCCTGCGAATGGCCACCGAGTCCGACGGTTTTGGGTTCCGGCAGGTGCGAGTCTATACCTACGATCTGACCGATCTGGACGCGATGGCTGCTTTGGGCCAGGTGGACGTAATCGAGGGCGAGTCGCTGGAGGCGGCGCGGTTCGACGGGCCGCGCGGCTATGTGGTGACCTTTCTGAGGGTCGATCCGTTATTCGTGATCGATCTTCGCGAACCGGCCAACCCCGCCGTATCTGGAAATCTCGTGGTGCCGGGCTTCTCCACTCATTTAGAGCCGCGCGATACACGATTGATCGCGGTCGGCGTGGATGACACGAACGGCCAGCGGCCGGCGGTGGCTTACTACAACGTCGCCGATCCCGCCGCGCCCAGCGAGTTGGGGCGAGTGGTGCTGGGTCCGCCGGGTTCATTCACCGATTCGGACGCCATCTATGACGAAAAGGCCTTCAAAATCGTGGACGAACTGGGCTTGATCGCGATCCCGTTCCACCACTTTGAGGGCGGCGGCGGCACGCCGGTCCCCGTGCCATTGGGCGGCGGTGAGCCGACGGCCGCGGAGAGTCCCGACGTGCCCAAGTGCACCAACGGCGTGCAGCTTGTGGATTTCAGCGACACCGCCCTGACGCGGCGCGGTTTCTTCGAGCACCGCGGGCGCGTGGAACGCGTCGGCGTCGTCGGCGGTCGGGTCTTCGCCCTGTCCCAGGCCGCTTTCCAAACCGTGCATATCGACGATCGCGACAGCCCCGCCAAGGCAGGCCAGGCCGACTTTTTCACCGGGGACGACATGTCGTACTACGCCGACGACTGCGGCGGTTATTGGGGACCGATCGACCTCGTGGTCAACGAGGACCCGTGGGGCGATTTCCTCTCCGCATTTTTCGGCGGAGGCCTTTGCGGTGCGCTCGGTGGCGCCCCTCTGCTGATGATCCCGGCGGGGCTGTTGGCCGGACGGCGGGTGACGCGCCATCGGCGTCGGGGCGCAGCCTCGCGCCGGCGGCCTTGA
- a CDS encoding N-6 DNA methylase: MLSASVVPSEKNSATSRRDLGQVFTPAPVAEWMVRWALSDQPRRILDPAVGPGVFIEAIQKQFFRQGKPKIPQIDAYDIDGRMIRVVGGRGGAVAVRLHQRDFVTSTIRESYDAVVANPPYVRHHGFEYPETLWRRYDRLCGRRLSRLTNLYGLFLLRIWASLSPRGRAAVILPAEWLNADFGVPVKAHLLEENALDTIVHFDPAAGIFDGALTTSAIVLLRSGRPKYEPVRLCQVANVSALSRLDLSRGEKWRRADLDPAAKWSRLFASHRRPSHPAARLGEVASCVRGIATGANQFFTVSESVRRLRRIDRRDVVPCVTKARQLQAAVATPGVLRRLVKADDRVFLLSPRQPLSREVRAYLREGRRLGVHHRYLCAHRPTWYLPERRRPAPILVSVFARERFRFVLNRAGVLNLTAFHGIFPRTNGPRAVRLLFDYLASDAGQEELRRHCRVYGDGLLKVEPRDVEAMAIPAALAAIFQGSVQRSKRTERKS, translated from the coding sequence GTGCTAAGCGCCAGCGTCGTCCCTTCGGAAAAAAACTCAGCCACGTCGCGCCGTGATCTCGGGCAAGTTTTCACGCCCGCACCCGTCGCCGAGTGGATGGTCCGTTGGGCTTTGAGTGATCAACCCCGGCGTATTCTCGATCCCGCAGTCGGCCCCGGCGTCTTTATCGAGGCGATCCAAAAGCAATTCTTTCGGCAAGGAAAACCAAAAATACCGCAGATCGACGCCTATGACATCGATGGGCGGATGATCCGCGTGGTGGGAGGGCGGGGCGGCGCGGTCGCCGTGCGACTTCACCAGCGAGATTTTGTCACGAGCACGATTCGCGAATCCTACGATGCCGTCGTCGCCAATCCGCCCTATGTCCGTCATCACGGTTTCGAGTATCCGGAAACCCTCTGGCGGCGCTATGATCGACTCTGCGGCCGGCGCCTGAGTCGGCTCACCAATCTGTATGGGCTTTTTCTGCTCAGAATCTGGGCGTCGCTGAGCCCCCGCGGCCGTGCGGCGGTCATCCTGCCCGCCGAGTGGCTCAACGCGGACTTCGGCGTCCCCGTCAAGGCCCACCTGTTGGAAGAAAATGCGCTCGACACGATCGTCCATTTTGATCCCGCCGCAGGAATCTTCGATGGCGCCCTCACGACGTCTGCGATTGTCCTCTTGCGATCGGGGCGTCCGAAGTACGAACCGGTTCGCTTGTGTCAGGTCGCGAACGTCAGCGCACTGTCGCGGTTGGACTTGAGCCGCGGAGAGAAGTGGCGGCGAGCCGATCTCGATCCCGCCGCGAAATGGTCGCGACTCTTTGCGAGTCACCGGCGGCCATCGCATCCGGCGGCGAGATTAGGAGAGGTCGCGTCCTGCGTGCGGGGGATTGCCACGGGAGCAAACCAATTTTTTACCGTGTCAGAATCCGTTCGACGGCTTCGCCGAATCGACCGGCGGGATGTCGTCCCCTGCGTAACGAAAGCGCGGCAACTTCAGGCGGCGGTCGCGACGCCGGGAGTCCTTCGGCGACTCGTGAAGGCTGACGACCGCGTTTTTCTCTTGTCCCCGCGACAGCCCTTGTCCCGCGAGGTGCGCGCGTACCTGCGCGAGGGGAGGCGGCTAGGCGTTCACCACCGTTATTTGTGCGCGCATCGCCCGACTTGGTACCTTCCCGAGCGGCGGCGGCCTGCGCCGATCCTCGTGTCGGTCTTCGCCCGCGAGCGGTTTCGGTTTGTTCTGAACCGCGCCGGTGTGCTCAACCTGACGGCGTTTCACGGCATCTTCCCCCGGACGAATGGTCCGCGTGCCGTCCGCTTGTTGTTTGATTACCTGGCAAGTGACGCGGGCCAGGAGGAATTGCGGCGCCACTGCCGGGTTTATGGAGACGGCCTGCTGAAGGTCGAGCCTCGCGACGTGGAAGCCATGGCGATTCCGGCGGCGCTGGCCGCGATATTTCAGGGCAGCGTTCAACGTTCAAAGCGAACGGAAAGGAAATCATGA
- a CDS encoding MFS transporter, whose product MIDPAPSADARLGWRFPATFWFANVAELFERAAFYGMFITLRDYLGQNIGFGDVYAGVVAGGFSLLLYTLPAFLGPLADKLGFRAALMLAFALLTAGYALLGAFTLKSTAIMSLLLIVGGGAIVKPVISGTASKCSDAVNRARAFSIFYLMVNIGAFSGKTFAPFIRQGLGMRYINFYAAALAFAGLLLVALAYRNPDSQGMGKSFGDVARAFGKVICNWRFMALIVIVSGFWTIQGQLYAAMPAYIFRLRGADARPEWLANINPLIVMTCVVWVTHLVRNFRPENSIAIALFIIPFSALAPTFAPALERAYGQSISILGLFSLHPITLMVIVGIAFQGFGECFLSPKFMEYASKQAPPGEEGLYMGFQHLHSSIAWLVAFVLSGHLLDRYCPDPLKLQKSAPEVYRQWEAAIAGTAPFPDAYASAHYLWYVYAAIGVGAFFALLVFKYITMRIDRRSARLAAAIPGSPVG is encoded by the coding sequence ATGATCGACCCCGCCCCATCGGCTGACGCCCGCTTGGGTTGGCGCTTCCCCGCCACTTTCTGGTTCGCCAACGTCGCCGAACTCTTCGAGCGCGCCGCGTTCTACGGCATGTTCATCACGCTTCGAGACTACCTGGGCCAGAACATCGGTTTTGGCGATGTGTACGCGGGCGTCGTCGCCGGTGGCTTCTCGTTGTTGCTGTATACCTTGCCCGCTTTCCTCGGGCCGCTCGCCGACAAGCTCGGCTTTCGCGCCGCCCTCATGCTCGCCTTTGCTCTGCTCACCGCGGGCTACGCGCTATTGGGCGCCTTCACATTGAAGTCGACGGCGATCATGTCGCTCCTACTGATCGTAGGCGGTGGGGCGATCGTAAAACCCGTGATTTCCGGCACGGCGTCCAAATGCTCCGATGCCGTGAATCGCGCCCGCGCGTTCTCCATCTTCTATTTGATGGTGAACATCGGGGCCTTCTCCGGAAAGACATTTGCGCCGTTCATCCGCCAGGGACTCGGAATGCGCTACATCAACTTCTACGCGGCGGCGCTGGCGTTCGCGGGGCTGCTTCTCGTCGCCCTCGCCTATCGCAACCCGGACTCCCAGGGCATGGGTAAGTCCTTCGGCGATGTCGCTCGGGCATTCGGCAAAGTCATCTGCAACTGGCGCTTCATGGCGCTGATTGTGATCGTGTCCGGATTCTGGACGATTCAAGGGCAGCTTTATGCCGCCATGCCGGCCTACATATTTCGTCTGCGCGGCGCAGACGCGAGGCCCGAATGGCTGGCGAACATCAACCCGCTCATCGTGATGACTTGCGTCGTATGGGTAACGCACCTTGTGCGCAATTTTCGGCCCGAAAACTCGATCGCGATCGCGCTCTTCATCATCCCCTTTTCCGCGCTCGCCCCCACCTTCGCGCCGGCCCTGGAGCGGGCCTACGGACAATCAATTTCGATTCTTGGGCTATTCAGCCTGCATCCCATTACCCTGATGGTCATCGTCGGCATCGCCTTTCAGGGCTTTGGAGAGTGCTTTTTGTCACCGAAGTTCATGGAGTATGCCTCCAAGCAGGCGCCGCCGGGTGAGGAGGGCCTCTACATGGGCTTCCAGCACCTCCATTCCAGCATCGCCTGGCTAGTCGCCTTTGTTCTTTCCGGTCACCTTCTCGATCGTTACTGTCCCGACCCTCTCAAGCTTCAGAAGTCCGCGCCGGAGGTGTACCGGCAGTGGGAGGCCGCCATCGCCGGGACCGCGCCGTTCCCGGACGCTTACGCCAGCGCCCATTATCTTTGGTACGTGTACGCGGCCATCGGCGTCGGCGCGTTTTTCGCACTCCTCGTCTTCAAATACATCACGATGCGAATCGACCGGCGATCCGCCCGCCTCGCGGCGGCGATTCCAGGAAGCCCGGTGGGCTGA